The genomic region AGCTAATAGAGACAGCAGCCTTGCTAGCGCATGCCATAGTCGAGCCTCACCGCCGGTATCTTTCAGCGGGGAAAACTCCAGCGAGAAGGTGGTTCTCAGATAATCGTTCACAGCAAGCAGGGTACCGTTGCGCCGTGAGTTTTTCTTCGACCTCCGATATTAATTCAATGCGTTCTGCCATAAATCAGGCGCTAAGTGAGTTCGTTAAAAGTGAGAATAAATATTTAGCTAAAATTGGCCCCGAATTGGATCCGGTTGCTACGGCAATCGAATCCTTTCTTTTAGATAGTGGTAAAAGATTACGCCCATTATTTGCATATGTAGGTCTATTAGGTGCTGGTGCAGATGCTTCGCCAGAGATTATTAAAGCAATTTCATCACTTGAACTAATTCATGTCTGTGCACTTATTCATGATGATGTGATGGATGGGTCAGATACTAGAAGAGGATCACCTAGTATTCATAAGTTATTTGAAAAAATGCATACAGAAAACCAACTAGTGGGCTCTGCTCCTCAGTTTGGAATATCTTCTGCAATATTAATTGGTGATTTGGCATTGATTTGGTCCGCGCAAATGCTGCATACATCTAGTATTAAAAATGATCAGTTAATTAGGACCCTACCTGTTTATGATGAAATGAGAGTTGAATTAATGGCTGGGCAGTATTTAGATGTTTATGAACAATCTCTTGGAACACAAAATGTTGAGCGATCACTTAAGGTGGCAAGATATAAATCAGGTAAATACACAATTCAAAGACCACTGCACTTTGGTGCTTCCTTGGCAGGAGCATCTGAAGAATTGATCAATTCCTATACAAATTATGGAATCCCTCTAGGAGAAGCTTTTCAACTACGTGATGATCTTCTTGGAGTCTTTGGTGATCCTTCGGTAACAGGTAAACCAGCCGGTGATGACCTAAGAGAGGGAAAGCGCACTGCGCTAATTGCAATCACTATGGATCGGGCTACGAATGGGCAATTAAAAGATCTAAAATCAAACTTTGGTGACCCAAACCTCACTGGTGAACAAGTTAATCTTCTTCAAGAGATAATTATTAGTACAGGTGCTGCTTCTCACATCGAAAGTATGATCAAAGAGCTAACAGATACTTCCCTCGCAGCGCTAAAGCATGGTGGAATTACTCCTGTTGGAATTAATTTATTAACAGAATTAGCAATACTTGCTACTAACAGAAAGATCTAACTGATGCCAGCAAAAGTAAAGGGACCGACTGATCATGTTGTAGTCGTTGGTGCTGGGCTTGCTGGATTAAGTGCAGCACTGCGACTTGCTGGTGCTGGCCGAAAAGTAACTGTTGTTGAGCGAGAGTCAGTGCCAGGTGGGCGCAATGGTCTTCTAAAAAAATCAGGCTATTCATTTGATACCGGACCATCTGTTTTAACTATGCCTGATTTAATCTCAGATGCACTAGCTTGCGTTGGTGAAGACATTAAGGATTGGCTTGATCTTGTTCCATTAAAACCTTTATACCGAGCTTTCTACCATGATGGCTCGCAATTAGATGTGCATGCTGATACAAACCAAATGCAAGC from Candidatus Nanopelagicus abundans harbors:
- a CDS encoding polyprenyl synthetase family protein; the encoded protein is MSFSSTSDINSMRSAINQALSEFVKSENKYLAKIGPELDPVATAIESFLLDSGKRLRPLFAYVGLLGAGADASPEIIKAISSLELIHVCALIHDDVMDGSDTRRGSPSIHKLFEKMHTENQLVGSAPQFGISSAILIGDLALIWSAQMLHTSSIKNDQLIRTLPVYDEMRVELMAGQYLDVYEQSLGTQNVERSLKVARYKSGKYTIQRPLHFGASLAGASEELINSYTNYGIPLGEAFQLRDDLLGVFGDPSVTGKPAGDDLREGKRTALIAITMDRATNGQLKDLKSNFGDPNLTGEQVNLLQEIIISTGAASHIESMIKELTDTSLAALKHGGITPVGINLLTELAILATNRKI